A section of the Chitinophagales bacterium genome encodes:
- a CDS encoding alpha/beta fold hydrolase, producing the protein MNLNYKTFGDGFPLVILHGLMGSLDNWLSLAKRFSTAYRVWIIDQRNHGKSPFSNEFSYHILVNDLHDFFEQNGIEKAHIIGHSMGGKVAMDFAAQYPEMVEKLVVVDVAPVAYDDRHSHIFKALLAIDLSRVAGREDVETQLHTLLNGEDERTIQFLMKGLYRNDENNFAWRFNVPVLWKAYNEISDRVGGSPFLGQALFIKGQKSNYITAENFSAIDELFPNNELEEIANAGHWLHADAPQVFAEVVERFLQA; encoded by the coding sequence ATGAATTTAAATTACAAAACTTTTGGCGATGGATTTCCACTGGTGATTTTACACGGATTGATGGGATCTTTAGATAATTGGCTCAGCCTTGCAAAACGATTTTCTACTGCTTATCGGGTATGGATTATCGATCAGCGCAATCATGGGAAATCACCATTTTCAAATGAGTTTTCGTACCATATTTTGGTGAACGATTTGCATGATTTTTTTGAGCAAAATGGAATTGAAAAGGCTCATATAATAGGACATTCTATGGGTGGGAAGGTAGCAATGGATTTTGCTGCACAATATCCTGAAATGGTAGAAAAATTGGTGGTGGTAGATGTAGCTCCTGTTGCTTACGATGATAGGCACAGCCATATCTTTAAGGCATTATTAGCTATAGATTTGAGCAGGGTTGCCGGCCGTGAAGATGTAGAAACGCAGTTGCACACACTGCTCAACGGTGAAGATGAGCGCACCATTCAGTTTTTAATGAAAGGCTTGTATAGAAACGATGAAAATAATTTCGCATGGCGATTTAATGTGCCGGTTTTATGGAAGGCGTATAATGAAATTTCCGATAGAGTAGGAGGTTCGCCATTTTTGGGGCAAGCACTATTTATTAAAGGGCAAAAATCGAACTACATTACTGCCGAAAACTTTTCGGCTATTGATGAATTGTTTCCCAATAATGAATTGGAGGAAATAGCCAATGCCGGGCACTGGTTGCATGCCGATGCTCCTCAGGTATTTGCGGAAGTGGTGGAGCGCTTTCTGCAAGCCTAG
- the tpiA gene encoding triose-phosphate isomerase, translated as MRKKLIAGNWKSNLLLSEAISLANSIAAQPISTHYELAVFPPEAFITSVASICNTQVFTGAQNCSMYAEGAFTGETTARQLQSAGVQMVLTGHSERRQLFGETNSVIQQKVNKILEAGLTPVFCCGEMLPARQANQQNQVVLQQLQESLFHLTESDFGKVIIAYEPVWAIGTGVVASPAEAEAMHAFIRNEVAQKYSTTTAQTLRILYGGSVKPDNAQELFSCNNVDGALVGGASLKVADFLGIAHSINQ; from the coding sequence ATGCGTAAAAAACTAATTGCAGGAAACTGGAAAAGCAATTTACTGTTATCTGAAGCTATATCGTTAGCTAATTCTATTGCCGCACAACCAATTTCAACTCATTATGAATTAGCGGTTTTTCCTCCCGAAGCATTTATTACTTCGGTTGCCTCTATATGTAACACACAAGTATTTACAGGAGCACAAAACTGCAGCATGTATGCAGAAGGTGCATTTACGGGCGAAACCACAGCACGCCAACTGCAATCGGCTGGTGTGCAAATGGTGCTAACCGGACACAGCGAGCGCAGGCAGCTTTTCGGAGAAACCAATAGTGTAATTCAACAAAAAGTAAACAAAATACTAGAAGCAGGTCTAACTCCTGTTTTTTGCTGTGGCGAAATGCTTCCTGCCCGCCAAGCCAACCAACAAAACCAAGTTGTATTGCAGCAACTGCAAGAGAGTTTATTTCACCTAACCGAAAGCGATTTTGGTAAAGTAATAATTGCATACGAACCTGTGTGGGCAATTGGCACAGGCGTAGTGGCATCGCCAGCAGAAGCCGAAGCTATGCACGCGTTTATACGAAACGAGGTAGCTCAAAAATACAGCACCACAACAGCGCAAACGCTACGAATTTTGTATGGTGGCAGCGTGAAACCAGACAATGCCCAAGAGCTTTTCAGTTGCAATAATGTGGATGGTGCATTGGTTGGAGGCGCATCTTTAAAAGTTGCCGATTTTTTGGGTATTGCCCATTCAATAAATCAATAA
- a CDS encoding cytidine deaminase, with translation MQKTIALSYEVVEIQALSAEETALKNAAESAIEKAYAPYSNFKVGCSVLLENGEIVHAANQEVAAYPVCICAEGSALSMASGLFPTVAVKALFVTAKNTKGMAYGAAPCGVCRQRIVEYEQRFGQSIKIYFPESENHLVKFNQAKDLLPFSFTGANL, from the coding sequence ATGCAAAAAACAATTGCTCTTTCTTATGAAGTAGTAGAAATACAGGCACTTTCAGCAGAAGAAACCGCACTCAAAAATGCAGCCGAATCTGCCATAGAAAAAGCCTATGCGCCCTATTCAAACTTTAAGGTAGGGTGCAGCGTGCTACTCGAAAATGGAGAAATTGTACATGCAGCCAATCAAGAAGTTGCAGCTTATCCCGTATGTATTTGTGCCGAGGGCAGCGCACTGAGTATGGCATCAGGCTTATTTCCTACCGTAGCAGTAAAAGCACTTTTCGTAACTGCCAAAAACACAAAAGGCATGGCCTACGGAGCAGCGCCCTGTGGTGTTTGCCGCCAACGCATTGTGGAATACGAACAGCGATTTGGGCAATCTATAAAAATCTATTTCCCGGAAAGCGAAAACCATCTGGTTAAATTCAATCAGGCAAAAGACTTACTTCCATTCAGCTTTACCGGAGCCAACTTATAG